The Deefgea tanakiae DNA segment TGCCGAATGATAAAGATGGCGTGTTCCCAGTTCGATTGCAGAGCATGGGTTTCGGCAATCGCAGAATAGATATTGGCTTCACTCCAGCGATGCTCGGCTTTCAGTGAGTAATCTAAGGCACGCTCTAAAAGGGACTGTGCCGTATCGAGTTCGCCTTCTTGAATTAAGATTTCCGCCAGTCGATATTTCGATTCTGCCGTGTAATCATAATAATTTTCGCGCATACAAATCGCGAGGGCGGCATAGAGCGCTTGTTTTGCCTCCAAATTGTGTTGGCATTTAAAGAGCGCCACACCCAGATTGATTTTAATTTTTGCGTCAAGATAAGGGTCGTTCACCTCATCAATTCTTTGTGCTGCGGTTTCAAAAAAAGTAACCGCAGTCGCTGGGTCATTGAGTGCGTCGTAAATGTGCCCAATGCCAATTTTGGCCAGAATCCAGGTGGTCGGTTCAGCGTTGGCGAGTTCTGCTAGCTCGACACTGCGCAACCAATGATTGAGCGCGGTGCGATAGTCAGCTGCAGTGTAGTAAGAGCGAGCGATTTGTTCATGTACGCGCGCTTCGAGCGGGAAGTTGTGCAGTGCTTGCGCTTGCTGCACGGCTTCATAGAGTAAGTTACGTGCAGCAACCGCTTGGCCCTTGTTATTCATAATCAGGCCGTACAACTCGGTGGCGAAAATTTGGCTGAGTGGCTCGCGTTCTTCACGAGCACGGTCGATCATGGCTTCACAGGCTGCTGCTGCGGCATCGGGGTTTTCTGACCACGTCGCTTCGATGTGAGCGAGTTGTGTGGCAAATTCAGCGGGGATCAGGCTAACGTCAGTCATGGTCGATTATTGGCAGGCACATGCATCAGAATGGCACAGAAAATCGATTTTTGATGCTGTTTTATCGCGATAAACGCTGAAAAGGGGACTCGCCCCTTTTCTGATATCCCTTCGTTTTTGATTAAGTTTTATGGCGCGAAGACTGCATATTGCCGGGTTTTAAGCGGCGCAGCGCTTGACCTTCGGCATTAAAGACGTGAAACGCATTGCTAGGCGCACTGATCGTAATCGGTGTACCCAGTTTGACTTCACGCTCACCATCACCGCGCACAACAATATCGCTGCCATTATTGAGCGTGAGGTAAAGATAATTAGCTTCACCTAAGTGTTCGACTAAATTGACGACGCCACTTAAGGGTATTCCGCTGTAGCTATCTTCAACTAAGTGCTCTGCGCGTATACCTACTGTTACTTCGTCACCTACTTTGGCTGTTTTGTTTGCAACTAAGGCTTCAATCATGGTGCCACCAGAAATTGCAATCGACAGACCTTCTGGCAAAATCGCTTGCACGACGCCTTTGAGCAAATTCATTTTGGGTGAGCCGATAAAACCCGCCACAAACAAATTGGCTGGTTGTTGGTAGAGTTCAAGCGGTGTTCCGGCTTGCTGAATATGACCGCCTTCCATGACGACGATTTTATCGCCGAGTGTCATCGCTTCGATTTGGTCGTGCGTTACATACACCATCGTTGCGTTTAAATCGCGGTGCAATTTGGCGATTTCAAGGCGGGTTTGTACGCGCAATGCGGCGTCGAGATTGGAGAGTGGTTCATCAAACAAGAACAGTTTCGGTTCACGCACAATCGCGCGACCAATCGCCACGCGCTGGCGTTGACCACCAGAGAGCTCACGTGGCAGACGTTCTAATAAATGATCAATCTTAAGAATCTTGGCGGCATTTTTAATGCGAACATCGATTTGCGCTTTGTTTTCGCCGGCGATTTTCAGGCCAAACGCCATATTTTTATACACGCTCATGTGCGGGTACAGCGCATAGCTTTGGAACACCATCGCGATGCCGCGATCAGCGGGTGATAGATCATTTACCACGGTATCGCCAATCGACAATTCGCCGCCAGTAATCGCCTCCAAGCCGCAAATCATCCGCAACAGCGTTGATTTACCGCAGCCGGATGGGCCAACCAAAACGACGAATTCGCCGTGTTGAATATCTAAATTAATGCTATCCAATACTTTGGCTTTGCCATCGTATGATTTGGACAAATTATTGAGGCAAACATTAGCCATGATCAATTCCTTGTTAATCTGGCATTGCATTGGGTATGTCAATGCCAGTATTTAATCTATTGGTTTAGGTGTAAATACCTATTATTTAACTGCGCCTGAAGTCAGGCCGCGAATCAGTTGGCGCGAGAAGAAGGTGTACAAAATCAACACCGGAATCACGGCCAAGCTCAAGCTGGCCAGCACGGCATTCCAGTCGGTCACGTATTGACCAATAAATTGCTGTACGCCCAAGGTGACGGTTTGAGTTTCTTCGCCTGGCGCTAAAATCAGCGGGAACCACAAATCGTTCCACACTGGAATCATCGTAAACACGGCGACGGTGGCAACGGCAGGGCGAATGAGCGGCAAGATCACTTGAAAGAAAATCTTGAATTCGCCGACGCCATCACAGCGCGCTGCTTCTTTGAGTTCCTTCGGAATCTGCGCGATAAATTCGCTCAAAATCATCACCGCCAACGGCAAGCCTTGCGCGGTGTAGACCAGAATCAGCGCGGTGAGCGTGTTGATGAGATTGAGCTGAACAATCAACTCCAAAATCGACACCGTGCCCAAACGAATCGGCACCATGATCCCGATCATCATGTAGATGGCGAGGATTCGGTTACCACGGAATTTGTATTCCGACAGCGCCCAAGCCGCCATTGCGCCAAAGAGCAAAATCAAGGCCAATGAGACCAGCGTGACGGTGAGGCTATTGCCGAAATACAGCATGAAATGCGATTTGGCGATGACGCGCTCAAAGCCGCCGATAAAGAAGGTTTCAGCGGTCGGAAAAGCCAGCGGATTATCAAAAATCGCCGCTTTGGTTTTGAATGAGTTAATTAAAATTAAAACAATCGGAAACAAGGCCAGTAGCGTGTAACCGCCGAGCATGAAATGCACGCCAGCAGCGGAGAGTGGTTTGGTGACTTTTTTCATCATCAATCCCCTTTAAAGTTCGTAACGAGTCAGCTTGCGCTGAACGAAGTAAAAGTAAGCACCCACGCCGCATAAAATAACGAGGAACATCAACGTCGCCACTGCCGCGCCCATCGTTGGGCTGCCGATTTGGCTTTGGTAGCCAAAGAAGGTGCGGTAAAACAGCGTGCCTAAAATATCGGTACTGTAGTTCGGGCCTGCGATCGCGCCTTTCACTGAGTAAATCAAATCAAACGCATTAAAGTTGCCGACATAAGTCAGAATCGTCACCAAGCCTAGTGTTGGCAAAATCAGTGGGAGTTTGATTTCCCAGAAAATACGCCAGCTTGATGCGCCTTCAACATAGGCCGCCTCGATGATGTCTTCTGGGACTGCGAGTAGTGCGGCGTAAATCAGCATCATCGGAATGCCGACGAATTGCCAAACTGAGATTAAAGCGAGGGTAATTAGTGCTGAGCCTTCTTCACCAAGCCATGGAGAGAAATACTCCTCTAGACCGACTTTCGCCATCAGGCCTTCTGATACGCCCCACAGTGGCGATAAAATCAGTTGCCAAATAAAGCCAATAATCACGACCGACAGCAGTGTTGGTAGGAAAATAAAAGTGCGATATTGCCGCGCAAATTTAAGCCCTTTGAGCGATAAAAAGGTCGCCAAGATCAACCCAATTGGGTTTTGCACCAAAAGGTGGATTAAGAAAAATTTAAAGTTATTAGCCATCGCATTCCAAAACGAAGTGGACCAAGCCGGATCGGTCAGGATGGTGAGGTAATTACTGAGTCCAACAAAACTGTGCTGGCCTGCATCGTTGCTGGTATAAAACCCGAGACGCAAAGTATCAATTAACGGTAATGCACTAAAGACTGAATAAATCAGCACTGCAGGCGCAAGAAATAAGACGATATGCCAAGGTAGGCGTTTCATCATCAAAGCTCCAAGTAAAAGGGGGCCGTAGCGGGCTGAGGTAAAAAAACCGGCGGCAAGCCGCCGGTTAAGCTCACCAAGGTGAGTGGAGGGAGAACTTATTTAGCTGCGTTGGCGCGTGATTTTTCAAAGCCAGCTTGAATTTGCGCTGCAGCATCTTTTGGCGTCATTTTGCCGTTCAATACTTGCGAGCTCACATTCCACAATGCGTTTTCCATTGCGGGTTCGCCACGGTTCAAGATTTGTGCATTCAAGCGGATGGTTGATTTGCACGTTTTGCGCCAATCGAGCATTTGCTTAGCCACTGGGTCTTGGACTGAAATCAAATGATTTGAGAGCGAGAAAAAGCCAGTGACTTTATTGGTATAAAGATCGGCAAATTCTTGTGAACCGAGCCAAGCCAAGAATTTGTAGGCTTCCGCTTTGTTTTTGGCTTTTGGATTCACGCCCATACCGATGTCAGTGTGGTCAGAGATGTAGCATTGGTCGCCGGATTTAGCCACTGGTGGTGGGAATGCACCGAAGTCCATGCCTTCTTTATTAAAGTAGCCAATATCCCAACTACCCGCTGGATATACACCGGCTTTGCCCATCGCGAACATATTTTGGCTGTCGGCGTAGGTTTGTGCCGATGCGCCTTTGCCCATCAACGGCGTCCATTTGCTCATTTGTGTCCAGGCGGCAACAAATTGTGGATCAGTAAATTTGGCTTTGCCCGCGATTAAAGCTTTACGGCCTTCTTCGCCTTTCCAGTCATTAGGACCGATATTGGTAAAGACAGTTTGATTAGATTCCCATTGATCCGCAGTACCTAAAGCGATTGGCGTTTTGCCTGCCGCTTTGATTTTTTCCATCGCGGCATAGAATTCAGGCTGAGTTTTTGGAACTTGAATGCCTAGCTCTTTAAACATTTTTTTGTTGTAGAAAAAGCCATGGATCACTGAAGCCATTGGCATGCAGAAGGCGGTTTTGCCATCATCCGTTTGCCATGCCACTTTGGCCGAAGCAGGGAAGTGTTCCATGCCTGCTTTGCCATCGAGTTTTTCGAGATGGCCTTTTTTGAATAGATTGAGTGATACATCGAATGGGCGGCAAGTAATCAAATCACCTGCGGTGCCGCCAGTGAGGCGAGCGGTCAAGCTTGAGTCGTATTCAGTTGGCGCGGTTGGGGAAAATTTAATTTGAATGCCTGGATTCTTTTTTTGGAATGCAGGAATCAAAACTTCTTCCCAAAGCGTTTTATCATCAACGCGCCATGATTCAATGGTCACGGTGCCAGCTGAAGCGGTGCCTGCTGCAAGTAGCGAGGCAAGTAATAGATGACGTGCTTTTAAAACAGTATGCATTTCGATATATCCTCAAGTGAATGTGCTTGCTATGCCGTGATCTGCGTCTCGGTGCAATTAAATTATCACCGCTGTATGTGTGACACTAGCGACTACAAAAACAGCCCTGTTTTTGGCATATGTTGTTGAATTTATTGAGCTACATCAATTTTTTATAGGCTTGGGCTGTTACAAATATTCACGGGCTGGGGCTCAAAAATTCGCTGCAATCGCTATTTAATAAAGCGTATGCTGTGTAACGCCCTAATTGGGGCAATTTGTAGTACGCGATAAAATGAAATGATTTATTACAATTTCCGATGCATGCTTACGATATAGTCGAGATAATTCATGGAGAATTGCGACAGGTGTTTGAATCAAAAGTAAAAAATCTACAATACTCGACGATAGGGCTGATTCTGTTGCTGTTTTCAGCGACACTACATGCCAGTGAATCGCTGGATGTGTTGCACTGGTGGACGTCGCTCAGTGAGCGGCGCGCGGCTGATTTTTTGCGAATTAAATTAGCCGAAGAAAATATCGAGTGGCGCGATGCGGCGATTCCTGGTGGAGCCGGTTTGGGCGCGATGAAAGTACTGAAAAGCCGCGTTTTATCGGGCAATCCGCCGTCGGTAGCGCAATTGATTGGCCCAGCTGTTAGTGAATGGGCGGAATTGGGTTTGATTTTGGAGTTAGACAATGCTGCAGGGCGCTGGCAAAGCCAGATGTTCCCGACGATTTGGCAATTGGTGACGCATCGCCAGCACACCGTGGCGGTGCCTTTAGGCATTCACCGAATTAATACGCTGTTTTATAACAAAAAGCTGTTTGATCGTTTGGGCTTAAAGCCACCGCATAATTTTTTGGAATTTAAGCGGGTCGCTTTGCAATTGCAGGCGGTTGGTATTACGCCCTTGGCGCAAAGCAATGAAGCATGGCAGGTGGCGACTTTATTTGAAACGCTGGTGCTGGCCGAATCGGATGTGAAATTTTATCGAGAACTGTTTGTGACCCGAAATCCGCAAGCGTATTTAGACCCAAAATTTGGGCAAGCTTTAACTCGCTTGCGGCAATTACGCAGCTATACGGCTAAATCAGGTCCTGATTTGCCATGGACTGATGTGTCACGGCAATTTGCCAGTGGCCATGCAGCGATGGTGGTGATGGGCGATTGGATGAAGGGTGAATTAATGGCACAAGGGCTGAGTGTCGATGTCGACTTTGCTTGTGTGGCCGTACCCAATACCGACAACACGCATTTATATAGTGTCGATACGATGGTGATGTTTGCGGGTGATTACAGCAAGCAATTCAACCAAGAGCGCTTTGCGCAAATTATTGTCTCGCCAGCCGTGCAGTTAGGCTACAGCAAACTCAAAGGCTCAGTGCCGGTGCGCAAAGACATCGACATCGCTAGTTTAGATAGTTGTGGTAAAAATTCTTGGCGTGCCTTTGGGAGAGGTACGGCTTACCAAGCGCCGAGTTTGGTGCATCGTATGGCGGCAGACGATACGTTTAAAGACGCGATGGTGAAACAGATTCAAGCATTTTATTTAGATGAAAAAATTTCAGTAGCTGAAACACAGCAACGCTTGGCGGCGATGGTGCGCGCATTGAATCGGAAAGAGGATTAATGGAATGAACCGCAAGATTTTAATTGTTGATGATGACTTAAAAACGCGTACTTTGCTCAAGGCGTATTTGGAACGCAATCAATATGATGTGCGTCTGGCCCCCGATGGCGAAACCTTTTTGAGCGAATTTGAGCGTTATAAAGACGAACTCAGTTTGGTGATTTTAGACGTCATGTTGCCCGATACCGATGGCTTTGCGCTGTGTCAAACGGTTCGTAAAAATAGCAATGTGCCGATTGTGATGTTGACAGCCAGCTCGGATGAGACAGATCGAATTGTGGGGCTCGAATTGGGCGCCGATGATTACATTGCCAAACCCTACAATCCACGAGAGTTGCTGGCGCGGATTAAAGCGATTCATCGTCGCACGGGTATCGAAGGCCCTACGACGGGCGGTCGTTATTATCGATTTGTCGGCTTTACTTTAGATACCGTAGAGCGGGTGTTGATTTCGCCCGACGGTGAAGTGGTTAAATTGACGGGACTTGATTTCCAATTATTAAAAATGTTTTTGGAGCATCCGGGACAAATCTTGGATCGCAGCCAATTGGCCGAAGAAACGCGTGGCCGCGATGCAGGTCCACTCGATCGCTCCTTAGATGTGCAAGTCAGCCGCCTTCGTCAGCGTTTGGAAGACGACGGCAAACATCCAAACTTGATCAAAACCGTGCGTGGCGCGGGTTATGTATTGTCAGCCGAGGTAACGATTAGTCATGTTTAATGCGGCATGGCAGTGGATTCGCTCCCTAGGCCAACGTGCGCGTGTGATGAGCACACCGCATTGGTTAGAGCGCATCCTGCCGTCGCGTTTATTGTCGCGGCTTTTGTGGGTGATGACGATTGGTGTTTTGACTTCGCAGTTGATTGGCAATGCCATTTGGGCGAATTATCTACAAAATAAGTCGGAGCAAGAAGTCTCGGCTGCGGCCGATCATATCGCACGTGGTGCGGCGAGTGCGGTGCAGTTTTTCCAAAGTTTGCCACCGAATTATCGGCCCTTAGTCATTCAGCAATTGCGTGAAATGGGCGGCACGCGTTTCTTTGTGAATGTGAATGACAGCCCAATTGAGGTAAAGAGTATCTTATCCAACCCATTGCCAGAAAAGGTGGTGAAGGTAATACGTCATGTTTTCGAGCAAGAGTTACCGCGTTTGGGTGATGTAAAGATTAACTTTGCTTGGCCTAATGAGTTGGCGGTCGCCAGTGATGGCATGACGGTGGCGCAACTACCCGATCACTGGGTCAAAAATACCTTATTGATGGAGCCGCGCCCAGCACCCGTATTGGTGATTCAAACCGAAATCGAACCCGGGCACTGGTTGTATTTGGCCACGTTGATGCCAGATCCTTATTTTCTCGATAACAGTAATCCAATGCCAC contains these protein-coding regions:
- a CDS encoding ABC transporter substrate-binding protein — encoded protein: MFESKVKNLQYSTIGLILLLFSATLHASESLDVLHWWTSLSERRAADFLRIKLAEENIEWRDAAIPGGAGLGAMKVLKSRVLSGNPPSVAQLIGPAVSEWAELGLILELDNAAGRWQSQMFPTIWQLVTHRQHTVAVPLGIHRINTLFYNKKLFDRLGLKPPHNFLEFKRVALQLQAVGITPLAQSNEAWQVATLFETLVLAESDVKFYRELFVTRNPQAYLDPKFGQALTRLRQLRSYTAKSGPDLPWTDVSRQFASGHAAMVVMGDWMKGELMAQGLSVDVDFACVAVPNTDNTHLYSVDTMVMFAGDYSKQFNQERFAQIIVSPAVQLGYSKLKGSVPVRKDIDIASLDSCGKNSWRAFGRGTAYQAPSLVHRMAADDTFKDAMVKQIQAFYLDEKISVAETQQRLAAMVRALNRKED
- a CDS encoding carbohydrate ABC transporter permease, whose amino-acid sequence is MMKKVTKPLSAAGVHFMLGGYTLLALFPIVLILINSFKTKAAIFDNPLAFPTAETFFIGGFERVIAKSHFMLYFGNSLTVTLVSLALILLFGAMAAWALSEYKFRGNRILAIYMMIGIMVPIRLGTVSILELIVQLNLINTLTALILVYTAQGLPLAVMILSEFIAQIPKELKEAARCDGVGEFKIFFQVILPLIRPAVATVAVFTMIPVWNDLWFPLILAPGEETQTVTLGVQQFIGQYVTDWNAVLASLSLAVIPVLILYTFFSRQLIRGLTSGAVK
- a CDS encoding carbohydrate ABC transporter permease; translation: MMKRLPWHIVLFLAPAVLIYSVFSALPLIDTLRLGFYTSNDAGQHSFVGLSNYLTILTDPAWSTSFWNAMANNFKFFLIHLLVQNPIGLILATFLSLKGLKFARQYRTFIFLPTLLSVVIIGFIWQLILSPLWGVSEGLMAKVGLEEYFSPWLGEEGSALITLALISVWQFVGIPMMLIYAALLAVPEDIIEAAYVEGASSWRIFWEIKLPLILPTLGLVTILTYVGNFNAFDLIYSVKGAIAGPNYSTDILGTLFYRTFFGYQSQIGSPTMGAAVATLMFLVILCGVGAYFYFVQRKLTRYEL
- a CDS encoding response regulator transcription factor — encoded protein: MNRKILIVDDDLKTRTLLKAYLERNQYDVRLAPDGETFLSEFERYKDELSLVILDVMLPDTDGFALCQTVRKNSNVPIVMLTASSDETDRIVGLELGADDYIAKPYNPRELLARIKAIHRRTGIEGPTTGGRYYRFVGFTLDTVERVLISPDGEVVKLTGLDFQLLKMFLEHPGQILDRSQLAEETRGRDAGPLDRSLDVQVSRLRQRLEDDGKHPNLIKTVRGAGYVLSAEVTISHV
- a CDS encoding ABC transporter substrate-binding protein translates to MHTVLKARHLLLASLLAAGTASAGTVTIESWRVDDKTLWEEVLIPAFQKKNPGIQIKFSPTAPTEYDSSLTARLTGGTAGDLITCRPFDVSLNLFKKGHLEKLDGKAGMEHFPASAKVAWQTDDGKTAFCMPMASVIHGFFYNKKMFKELGIQVPKTQPEFYAAMEKIKAAGKTPIALGTADQWESNQTVFTNIGPNDWKGEEGRKALIAGKAKFTDPQFVAAWTQMSKWTPLMGKGASAQTYADSQNMFAMGKAGVYPAGSWDIGYFNKEGMDFGAFPPPVAKSGDQCYISDHTDIGMGVNPKAKNKAEAYKFLAWLGSQEFADLYTNKVTGFFSLSNHLISVQDPVAKQMLDWRKTCKSTIRLNAQILNRGEPAMENALWNVSSQVLNGKMTPKDAAAQIQAGFEKSRANAAK
- a CDS encoding ABC transporter ATP-binding protein — its product is MANVCLNNLSKSYDGKAKVLDSINLDIQHGEFVVLVGPSGCGKSTLLRMICGLEAITGGELSIGDTVVNDLSPADRGIAMVFQSYALYPHMSVYKNMAFGLKIAGENKAQIDVRIKNAAKILKIDHLLERLPRELSGGQRQRVAIGRAIVREPKLFLFDEPLSNLDAALRVQTRLEIAKLHRDLNATMVYVTHDQIEAMTLGDKIVVMEGGHIQQAGTPLELYQQPANLFVAGFIGSPKMNLLKGVVQAILPEGLSIAISGGTMIEALVANKTAKVGDEVTVGIRAEHLVEDSYSGIPLSGVVNLVEHLGEANYLYLTLNNGSDIVVRGDGEREVKLGTPITISAPSNAFHVFNAEGQALRRLKPGNMQSSRHKT